Sequence from the Ochrobactrum vermis genome:
CGATTGCCTTTCCGCACGTCCGCTTTTCACTCGCGGGCACCGACAGAACGCCGCTGGAACTTGCGGCTACCGGCATCGGCACTGAGGCAATACTCGAGCGCATCAACCAGATACTCGGAAAAGATTTCGGCGAAAACGCCCTTGCCATCGATGCCGAGCGCGACGGTGTGCGTTTGGCCGGTTTTGTCGGCATACCCTCCCATAATCGCGGCAACGCCCTGCATCAGTTTGCCTATGTGAATGGTCGCCCAGTGCGTGACAAGCAGCTTTTCGGTGCGCTGCGCGGAGCCTATGCTGATGTCATGGCGCGCGACCGCCATCCGGTTGCCGTATTGTTTCTGACACTGGATCCGGCCTTGGTCGACGTCAACGTGCACCCTGCCAAAGCGGATGTGCGATTCCGCGACCCAGGTCTTGTACGCGGATTGATCGTCGGCGCAATCAAACAGGCACTGGCACAATCCGGCATCCGGCCTGCGACCAGCGGCGCCGATGCCATGTTGCAAGCCTTCCGCGCTGAAGGGTTCCAGCCGTCTTCGCCATCATTCACATCCCGTCCAACATCCACAGGTTATGCTTCTGGCGGCTGGCGTCCTGCACCTTCTGCACCAAGAAGCGAATGGTCTCCGCAGACTGCACATCCAGCTCATCGGCCACTCGACTTCGCAGCATCGCCATCTTTCCACGAAAGTGAGCAGGCGAGTCTTGCTGCTGTTATTGTTCCGACGGCTGATGCTCGGGCGACGCTAGATGACACACCGGTAGAACTACAGCGGAAGCCGCTTGGGGCTGCCCGTGCCCAAATCCATGCGAACTATATAGTGTCTCAGACGGAAGACAGCCTCGTCATTGTGGACCAGCATGCCGCTCACGAGCGCCTTGTCTACGAAGCGCTGAAAAACGCCCTGCATTCCGCCCCTATACCGGGACAAATGCTGCTTATTCCTGAAATCGTGGATCTGCCGGAAGAAGACGCCGAACGTCTTGCGGTCCACGCAGAAACACTTGCGCGCTTCGGCCTTGGCATTGAGCAATTTGGGCCAGGTGCTATTGCTGTGCGTGAAACGCCTGCAATGCTGGGAGCAATGAACGTGCAGCAGCTAATCCGCGATCTATCGGATGAGATCGCGGAACACGATACCTCTGAGGGGTTGAAAGCAATGCTGAACCATGTCGCCGCAACTATGGCCTGTCACGGTTCAGTACGTTCTGGGCGACGGTTGAAGCCTGAAGAAATGAATGCGCTTCTGCGCGAAATGGAAGCCACCCCCGGTTCAGGCACCTGCAACCACGGCCGCCCGACCTATATCGAACTGAAGCTGACAGATATCGAACGGCTTTTTGGCAGGCGCTGATAGAATTACGACGAACCGGGATGCGGTACTGCTGGACGCAGTGCCCGGTGCTTGCTAGAGTCGACTGCAAAGGTTTTAGACACATGAATAAATTTGAATCGCCCCGTTCCTCCGAAGCTGTTCTGCGCTATCTCGACGGCGATTATGAAATCGTCAGACACGGAGCTTATGTCGCGTGCGCCGTGACCGGTGCCCATATTCCGCTCGATGAGCTGAAATATTGGAGCGTTTCGCGGCAGGAACCCTACGCAACCGGCTTGATTTCGTTTGAGCGTGAGTTGGAAGTCAACCCAGAACTGCGTAGCCGCAAGAAGGCTTAGAGCCCGTTTCGATCTGATTGAATCAAATCGGCGCTTTAACTGGTTGTTTTGACGCGCAACTCGTTCCGAAAACCGTTTTTACACTTTTCGGGATGCGCTCTAAATTAACTCGTAACACGGTTTTTGAAGCGCTCGATGACCGTATCCAGAATGCGGTCAAGTGCGTCGTTACGGGCAAATTTGAGATCGACGTCAAGAACGGCTAGCTTCGCCAGAAACCCGGCAGGAATTCCGATCATCGTGGCCAGACGCACCAGATCCTTCGCCGTGGTGATCAACCCCAATCCTTGACGACGAGCCGTGTCTATCAAATTGCGAATGTCGTCCGGTTCAAAACTGTGATGATCCGGGAACGAGCGCGTTTCCACAATCTCACCACCTGCTTCGGCAACACTTGCATAGAATTTTTCAGGATTACCGATTCCCGCAAACGCAAGCCAGCGATTACCCGCTACTGGCGTGGTCGAAGACGGTTCTAGCCAGGCTTCATATATTGGTCTACCAGCTCGTGCCGCCTGCCGGATTACAAAATCAGCACCATCGCCCTTGCCGATACGCAGCAAAGCATCAGTTTTACGTAGCTGATCTATCAACGGAGCCCGCAATGGCCCTGCCGGTATGACTCTACCGTTGCCAATGCCGCGCATCGCATCCACCACCAGCAGCGAAAAATCGGCAAAAAGCCGTGCACTTTGAAAGCCGTCATCCATGATGATGAAGTCGCAACCGAGCGTCTCCAAATGTAGAGCCGCCTTCAGCCGATCAGGACAGAGAGCTACCGAAGCATGTCGCGCGAGCAGAAGGGGTTCATCCCCAACATAGCGAGCGCTGTCATGTGATGCATCAACGACATGCAATCCTTTATAGGCACCGCCATATCCGCGCGAGACAATTCCGGGCTTCAATCCCCGTGTTTTTGCACCTTTCGCGAAGGCGATGGCAGTCGGCGTTTTTCCCGCTCCGCCTACGGTAAAATTGCCAACGCAGAGGACGGGAAGAGAAACCTTTGGCGGCTCCGCTCTCAAAAGCCGACGCCCTGCCACTGCTCCGTAGAGCCAGGCAGCAGGTGCCAGAGACAAAGCGCGCCAATCAGGTTTTTCCCACCAGAATGGCGGCGCCTCACTCACCATCGTCAGTGTCCGCCCGTCTGATACGCAGCCTCATTGCGGTTGCCGGGCAACTGTGCCTGCAGGATCAACGGCTGGATAAAGGGCTCCAGAGCTACAAGCGTGCGATCCAGCGCACCACGCATATCCCTGACCGTACTCACCCCGGCATTGATCATTGCACGGAGATGCTGGGGATTGTTGAACAGGAAATTGATCGCCCCTGCCAGCATGTTGCGATCCTTCACAATACGCGCCCCACCATTTTTGATAAGACGCTGGAAGGACTCGCGGAAATTCTGGACGTTCCGTCCGGTTAACACCGCAGTCCCCATCATTGCCGGTTCCAGCGGATTATGGCCGCCTTCCTTGGTCAAGGAATTGCCAATAAATGCTATCTCAGTGAGCTGGAGGTAGAGCCCCATCTCCCCGATAGTATCTCCCAGAAGGATATCCGTGTCGGCTTCAATCGGTTCGGCAGCACTGCGACGCGCAACCTTGAGCCCTTTTTCAACCAGCATGGCCTCGATGGCTGGAGCACGGTCCGGGTGGCGTGGCACGATGATCGTGACAAGATGCGGATACCGGACTTTCAGCATCTGATGAACTTCCGCTGCAATCGCTTCTTCACCATCATGAGTAGAGATTGCAGCCCATGTGCGTCGTCCGGCAATCTGGCGCTGCAATGCGGCCAGCGCCTGCTGATCAGCTGGCGGAGGATTCGTATCTACCTTCAGATTTCCTGAAACGCTGACAGGCCGCGCTCCAAGCGCCCGAAAGCGATCCGCATCGAGTTCCGATTGTGCGACCACATAAGCGAAATTCTCGAAAAGAGCTTCGGCCAGTGCCGGTCTTTTTTGCCAGGCAGCGAATGAACGATCAGACATGCGCCCATTGACGAGAACCTGCGGCGTATGGCGACTGCCGAGCGAAAGTACTGTTGCAGGCCAGACTTCTGACTCACAACCGATGGCAAGATCAGGTTTCCAATGGTTGAGAAACCTGTTCACGGCCGGTTGCAAATCCAGCGGGGCGTATTGGTGAATGACTTTGTTACCCAACTGGTCCGCGACAACTTTTGCCGATGTCACAGTACCTGTCGTCAGCACGACATGAATACCTGTCGTGGCAATGCGTTCAATCAGTGGTCTGATCGCTACAGTTTCGCCAACACTTGCCGCGTGAGCCCAAATAACCGGTCCTTGTGGACGTGCGATGGAGGATTTGCCGTAGCGCTCACCGCGGCGCGTCCGTTCTTCCTTGCCGCGAGACGCACGATAGGCGATGTAGGGGCCTATGAAAGGATAGGCCGCAGAGCCGAGTGCGCGGTAGGCAGACAACATATTGCGCGCCCAACGTTCGCTCATTTCGCTTTCTCCAGCGCAGCATAGGCCTTGGCGGTCGCGTCGTTGAGTTGGCGCGTTAGCTCCATGCGTTTTTCTTCCAGTTGCGTTTCATCGGCATCCGCGTCGACCCAAACATTGTCGCCGCGCACGATAATCGAACGCCCAAAGGGTAGCGGAATCGCCGTCTTGTCCCAGGACTTTTCCAAAACATGGTTCCGCGAGAAAGCATAAGCAACCGGTATTATCGGACGACCGGACAATTTCGCCAATAAAATGATACCGTCTCCCGCTTCACGCGCCTTGCCATGAGCAATGTCCGCTATGATTGACGCCGACTGCCCTTTTTTGAGAGCATTCTTCAACGTCAGAAGTGCACGTGCGCCGCCCTTTTCAGGCTTGGAACGTGAGCCTCGTCCGCCGGAGCCGCGCACCGTCACCAATCCCAGCTTTTCCGCGACACGAGCGTTCAATTCCGCATCGGCACTTCGTGAAAACATGGCAACCAGTTCGATTCCCTTGGGACAGATAAATGGTCCCATAAGATGTTGCCCATGCCAGAAGGTCACGATGAAAGGATCGTCCTTGCCAACCAGCGCTTGCGGGTCGGCAGATTCTTTCAAGCGTGAATTCGTTATGTAAACAAACTTGAAATAAGCAGTAATGAGCCAGACGAGCACCGCTTTAACCGCAGCAGACTGCGCCAGAGGCCCGCGAATACGCCGCCAAAGGCGCTTCGCAAACCCCTGCTTCTTACGCTCGGCTGTTCGACCCGAGCTATCTCCGCTTTGCATCCGATATCGGTCGGGAGCAGGCAAAAGTTCAATCCGCCTTCAGCGTCAAGCTTTCCGGATCGAGCAACCGATGCAGATGCACAATGAAATAGCGCATATGAGCATTATCAACAGTTTGCTGAGCCTTAGACTTCCACGCGGTCTTGGCTGTCTCATAATCCGGGTAGATGCCAACGATATCTAGGTTCTCAAGATCCCGGAACTCAACAGTGCCGAGCTTTTTCAGCTCGCCGCCGAATACCAGATGAAGAAGCTGCTTTTTGTCGCCTTCGACGCTCATGACAATTATCCCTGAACAAATTTGGTTCGCGGCATGATTAACCCAAGGGTTAGCCCGCGACAACACTCAACATTTCTTGCAGAAGGTCCCCGCTGGCGGCGACGAGAGCACCATGACTCATAGTCGGGCCACCATATGTAATCGGCAAGGCATCGCTTGTCAGGATTGCCCCACCCGACTCACTCAGGATCAGATCAGCTGCTGCCAGATCCCAATCATGCGAATTGGGCCGAATGAAGGTACCGGCGATATCTCCGCGCGCCACCATAGCAATACGGTATGCGAGAGAAGGAACATAGGGATGAACCTTTACACGATCTCTCCAGCTATCCGGCAACGCTGTCACCATGTTGCGGGCTGATGCGATAGTGACCGGTTCTCCCGGTGACGGCAGCCTGACATGAACAGCAGTACCATTCTGCGAGGCACCGGCTCCTTTGCCAGCCTCGATCAGTTCCTCGCGCGCCGGGCATTCCAGAACACCAGCCAAAGGACGACCATTTTCAACAATGGCAATGCTAACACACCATTGATCCTGCCCCGCGATATAAGCGCGGGTACCGTCAATCGGGTCGACCACGAAGGCACGACTACGTTTTACAGCGGCCCGTTCATCGACTGTTTCTTCCGAAATCCAACCGTAATCCGGTCGTGCATTTAAAAGGACATCTTTCAAATAGCGGTCGACCGCCAGGTCCGCTTCACTGACTGGCGAGATACCGTCCTTCAGCCAAACTTCCGGAGAACGACCAAAATAGCGCATCGCGATGCGCCCGGCTTCCCTCGCAGCATCACGTAGAAGCGCCAGCTCTCCGGTAATGTCTTTGTGTTTGTCAGTTTCCGGCAAGAGTCATGCCTTCGATCACCAGGGTTGGGGCGGTCATCCCGAAGCTTCGGTCGATATCTGACGCAGGTGTCGTGTTGAGGAACATATCCTTGAGGTTCGAAGCGATCGTCACTTCGCTGACCGGATAGGAGAGTTCACCATTCTCGATCCAAAAACCCGACGCACCACGGCTGTACTGGCCGGTAATCATATCCACGCCCTGCCCGAACACTTCCGTTACATAAAAACCTGTACCTACCGCGCGAATTAATTCGTCTGGCGACTGCGCGCCGGGTTCGATGGCAAAGTTGGTCGATGCAGGCAAAACACCAGAACCGGAGCGGACACCACGACCATTGCTTTGCAAGCCAAGCTCGCGGGCGCTCGATCCGGAAAGTAGCCAATGATTGAGGACACCATCCTCGATCATCGTCAATTGCTGCCCCTCAATCCCTTCCCCATCGAAAGGGCGCGAAGAAGAACCACGTATACGCAATGGATTATCCGTGACATTGATGCCCCGCTTCAGAACCTGCTTACCAAAGTTATCGCGAAGGAAACTGGTCTTGCGGGCAACCGAAGCACCGTTGATTGCACTTGCGAGATGCCCGGCAATACCACGTGCAAGACGGGGATCATAAACGACAGTGACAGGGCCGGTCTTTGCCTGACGCGCACCCAGTCGACGCACTGCGCGTTCACCGGCACGGCGACCAATATCATCGGACGCATCGAGATCGGAGAAATGCAGGCGCGAACTGAAATCGTAATCGCGCTCCATTTTAGTGCCCTCGCCTGCGATAGCCGAAACCGACCTTCCGAAGCGTGTGGCAGCGTAATGCCCCGAAAAACCGGTTGACGTGACCAGCACCAAGCCACCCAGACTGCGCGAAGCG
This genomic interval carries:
- the waaA gene encoding lipid IV(A) 3-deoxy-D-manno-octulosonic acid transferase, whose amino-acid sequence is MSERWARNMLSAYRALGSAAYPFIGPYIAYRASRGKEERTRRGERYGKSSIARPQGPVIWAHAASVGETVAIRPLIERIATTGIHVVLTTGTVTSAKVVADQLGNKVIHQYAPLDLQPAVNRFLNHWKPDLAIGCESEVWPATVLSLGSRHTPQVLVNGRMSDRSFAAWQKRPALAEALFENFAYVVAQSELDADRFRALGARPVSVSGNLKVDTNPPPADQQALAALQRQIAGRRTWAAISTHDGEEAIAAEVHQMLKVRYPHLVTIIVPRHPDRAPAIEAMLVEKGLKVARRSAAEPIEADTDILLGDTIGEMGLYLQLTEIAFIGNSLTKEGGHNPLEPAMMGTAVLTGRNVQNFRESFQRLIKNGGARIVKDRNMLAGAINFLFNNPQHLRAMINAGVSTVRDMRGALDRTLVALEPFIQPLILQAQLPGNRNEAAYQTGGH
- the lpxK gene encoding tetraacyldisaccharide 4'-kinase, which produces MVSEAPPFWWEKPDWRALSLAPAAWLYGAVAGRRLLRAEPPKVSLPVLCVGNFTVGGAGKTPTAIAFAKGAKTRGLKPGIVSRGYGGAYKGLHVVDASHDSARYVGDEPLLLARHASVALCPDRLKAALHLETLGCDFIIMDDGFQSARLFADFSLLVVDAMRGIGNGRVIPAGPLRAPLIDQLRKTDALLRIGKGDGADFVIRQAARAGRPIYEAWLEPSSTTPVAGNRWLAFAGIGNPEKFYASVAEAGGEIVETRSFPDHHSFEPDDIRNLIDTARRQGLGLITTAKDLVRLATMIGIPAGFLAKLAVLDVDLKFARNDALDRILDTVIERFKNRVTS
- a CDS encoding DUF2093 domain-containing protein, giving the protein MNKFESPRSSEAVLRYLDGDYEIVRHGAYVACAVTGAHIPLDELKYWSVSRQEPYATGLISFERELEVNPELRSRKKA
- a CDS encoding lysophospholipid acyltransferase family protein, translating into MQSGDSSGRTAERKKQGFAKRLWRRIRGPLAQSAAVKAVLVWLITAYFKFVYITNSRLKESADPQALVGKDDPFIVTFWHGQHLMGPFICPKGIELVAMFSRSADAELNARVAEKLGLVTVRGSGGRGSRSKPEKGGARALLTLKNALKKGQSASIIADIAHGKAREAGDGIILLAKLSGRPIIPVAYAFSRNHVLEKSWDKTAIPLPFGRSIIVRGDNVWVDADADETQLEEKRMELTRQLNDATAKAYAALEKAK
- a CDS encoding TldD/PmbA family protein codes for the protein MISDNSTDKLVDRAAALVAAAKRAGADHADAVVMRARSVSVSVRLGKVEGTESSESDDFALRVFVGRRIASVSANAGADPDRLAERAVAMARVAPEDPYEQLADPSLLVVSPRDLDLYDSTEIDSEHLTHDALATEAAALAVKGVTNSGGAGASRSLGGLVLVTSTGFSGHYAATRFGRSVSAIAGEGTKMERDYDFSSRLHFSDLDASDDIGRRAGERAVRRLGARQAKTGPVTVVYDPRLARGIAGHLASAINGASVARKTSFLRDNFGKQVLKRGINVTDNPLRIRGSSSRPFDGEGIEGQQLTMIEDGVLNHWLLSGSSARELGLQSNGRGVRSGSGVLPASTNFAIEPGAQSPDELIRAVGTGFYVTEVFGQGVDMITGQYSRGASGFWIENGELSYPVSEVTIASNLKDMFLNTTPASDIDRSFGMTAPTLVIEGMTLAGN
- a CDS encoding 3'(2'),5'-bisphosphate nucleotidase CysQ, which gives rise to MPETDKHKDITGELALLRDAAREAGRIAMRYFGRSPEVWLKDGISPVSEADLAVDRYLKDVLLNARPDYGWISEETVDERAAVKRSRAFVVDPIDGTRAYIAGQDQWCVSIAIVENGRPLAGVLECPAREELIEAGKGAGASQNGTAVHVRLPSPGEPVTIASARNMVTALPDSWRDRVKVHPYVPSLAYRIAMVARGDIAGTFIRPNSHDWDLAAADLILSESGGAILTSDALPITYGGPTMSHGALVAASGDLLQEMLSVVAG
- the mutL gene encoding DNA mismatch repair endonuclease MutL, whose protein sequence is MPIRHLSETIINQIAAGEVIERPASVIKELVENAIDAGATRIEVVTGGGGKTLLRVTDNGSGIPVDELPLAVSRHCTSKLSDDVHDIRALGFRGEALPSIGSVAKLTLKSRPQDADSGFEVSVSGGHLDGPRPAALNRGTIAEVRDLFYATPARLKFMKTDRAEASAITDVVKRIAIAFPHVRFSLAGTDRTPLELAATGIGTEAILERINQILGKDFGENALAIDAERDGVRLAGFVGIPSHNRGNALHQFAYVNGRPVRDKQLFGALRGAYADVMARDRHPVAVLFLTLDPALVDVNVHPAKADVRFRDPGLVRGLIVGAIKQALAQSGIRPATSGADAMLQAFRAEGFQPSSPSFTSRPTSTGYASGGWRPAPSAPRSEWSPQTAHPAHRPLDFAASPSFHESEQASLAAVIVPTADARATLDDTPVELQRKPLGAARAQIHANYIVSQTEDSLVIVDQHAAHERLVYEALKNALHSAPIPGQMLLIPEIVDLPEEDAERLAVHAETLARFGLGIEQFGPGAIAVRETPAMLGAMNVQQLIRDLSDEIAEHDTSEGLKAMLNHVAATMACHGSVRSGRRLKPEEMNALLREMEATPGSGTCNHGRPTYIELKLTDIERLFGRR
- a CDS encoding DUF4170 domain-containing protein, producing the protein MSVEGDKKQLLHLVFGGELKKLGTVEFRDLENLDIVGIYPDYETAKTAWKSKAQQTVDNAHMRYFIVHLHRLLDPESLTLKAD